From the genome of Cytobacillus luteolus, one region includes:
- the pepF gene encoding oligoendopeptidase F: MSTTFTKLPKRNEISEEYTWRLEDMFATDQEWEKQFTLVKDALPSVSKFKGTLKDSAENIVNLFKLQDDLSIKLGQLATYAFMRNDQDTTNSLYQGLKARIDSLVSQFSAAFSFVVPELLSIPENTLLNYIDSHEELKVYEHLIKDINRARPHVLSAEEEALLAQVADVTSGSRTTFSMLNNADLKFPSIETENGDTVEITHGRYGRLMESTDRRIRKETFLGLNSTYNKHRNTLASTLSGQVKKDNFFATVHGYESARQAALHKHNIPESVYDTLIETVGDHLHLLQRYISLRKKILGVAELNMFDLSTPLVQDVKMEVSYEEAKDLVIEGMKPLGEEYGELLKTIFSDRRIDVYENVGKRSGAYSTGAYGAKPYILMNWQDNIRNVFTLAHELGHNVHRYYTQNYQPFAYGKYSTFVAEVASTANEALLNDYLLKITTDQTKQLYLLNNYLQGFVGTVFRQTLFAEFEHKIHILAQNGEPLTADTLSALYYDLNKKYFGDEINVNKEIEIEWARIPHFYMTYYVFQYATGFSAATALSKQILEEGAPAVERYTDFLKAGCSDYPIEVLKKAGVDMTTAEPIKEALKVFEEKLEYMESILLK, from the coding sequence ATGTCGACTACTTTTACTAAATTACCAAAGAGAAATGAAATATCTGAAGAGTATACTTGGCGATTAGAGGATATGTTTGCTACTGATCAGGAGTGGGAGAAGCAATTTACACTTGTAAAGGACGCACTTCCGTCTGTATCTAAGTTCAAAGGCACGCTAAAAGATTCTGCTGAAAATATTGTTAATCTTTTTAAATTACAAGATGACTTGTCTATTAAATTAGGTCAGCTAGCGACTTATGCGTTTATGCGAAATGACCAAGATACGACGAACAGTCTTTATCAAGGACTTAAAGCAAGAATTGATAGTTTAGTTTCTCAGTTCTCGGCTGCATTCTCGTTTGTGGTCCCAGAGTTATTGTCTATTCCAGAGAATACTCTATTAAACTATATCGACAGTCATGAAGAATTAAAGGTTTATGAGCATTTAATTAAAGATATTAATCGCGCTCGTCCACATGTATTATCTGCTGAAGAGGAAGCATTATTAGCTCAAGTGGCTGATGTAACAAGTGGTTCTAGAACGACTTTTAGTATGTTAAATAATGCGGATTTAAAATTTCCATCCATTGAAACAGAGAATGGAGACACGGTAGAGATTACCCATGGAAGATATGGACGATTAATGGAAAGCACGGATCGTAGAATTCGAAAAGAAACCTTCCTTGGTCTGAACAGTACATACAATAAACATCGAAATACATTGGCAAGTACGCTAAGTGGTCAGGTTAAAAAAGATAATTTCTTTGCAACTGTCCATGGCTATGAAAGTGCTAGACAAGCGGCGCTTCATAAGCATAACATCCCTGAAAGTGTATATGATACGCTAATTGAAACAGTTGGTGACCATCTACACCTGCTTCAGCGCTATATTTCTCTTCGTAAGAAAATCTTGGGTGTTGCAGAACTAAATATGTTTGACCTTTCGACCCCACTAGTTCAGGATGTGAAGATGGAAGTTTCATATGAGGAAGCGAAAGATTTAGTAATCGAAGGTATGAAGCCTTTAGGTGAGGAATACGGGGAGCTTTTAAAAACAATTTTCTCTGACAGAAGAATAGATGTGTATGAGAATGTAGGGAAAAGAAGTGGTGCGTATTCAACTGGAGCATATGGTGCGAAACCTTATATTTTAATGAACTGGCAGGATAATATCCGTAACGTATTTACCCTTGCTCATGAACTTGGGCATAATGTTCATCGTTATTATACGCAAAACTATCAGCCGTTTGCATATGGGAAATATTCGACCTTTGTGGCAGAGGTGGCCTCCACAGCGAATGAGGCTTTGCTAAATGACTACCTTTTAAAAATAACAACAGATCAAACAAAGCAACTTTATTTGTTAAACAATTACCTTCAAGGTTTTGTAGGAACTGTTTTCCGTCAAACTCTATTTGCTGAGTTTGAACATAAAATCCATATCCTTGCACAAAATGGCGAGCCATTAACAGCGGATACTCTATCAGCATTATATTATGACCTGAATAAGAAGTACTTTGGGGATGAGATTAATGTAAATAAAGAAATAGAAATTGAATGGGCACGAATTCCACATTTCTACATGACGTATTATGTGTTCCAATATGCAACTGGATTTAGTGCTGCAACGGCACTTTCAAAACAAATCCTAGAAGAAGGTGCTCCAGCAGTTGAACGCTATACAGACTTCTTAAAAGCTGGTTGCTCAGATTATCCTATCGAAGTACTGAAAAAAGCAGGAGTAGATATGACAACCGCAGAACCAATAAAAGAAGCATTAAAAGTCTTCGAAGAAAAATTAGAATATATGGAAAGTATTTTGTTGAAGTAA